Proteins from a single region of Melanotaenia boesemani isolate fMelBoe1 chromosome 3, fMelBoe1.pri, whole genome shotgun sequence:
- the LOC121636457 gene encoding pyruvate dehydrogenase [acetyl-transferring]-phosphatase 1, mitochondrial-like, whose product MLGRTGNFIGLYRLELQQCRQLSSPLPPPLPVLPRLHFPPKNEKSYQVGHEMGQMSPAQVNHILKANECSHTFPRGPASHGVLGFHSNMLPSNNPCEDRRSSATCLLGRGGILLGVFDGHAGPSCAHAISQRLFYYVTVAMLPLKMLQELECAVDEERAVPPLLEWHKHPQDHSYPDGSTISFQSLRNYWQERLGDEEEDEKEEDDSRVTSALVNAFLRLDYDLSVEAQVHLSLSSPRRVSLPGEGLPLFSPLRVALSGSTACVVHVSNGVLHMANLGDSRAVLGVQEPDGHWSAVSLTNDHNAQNPDELKRILGEHPRSECRTMVRHDRLLGLLLPFRAFGDVRFKWKAEMLSRMYETRPDILSAVTEAVRTLPPHYLTPPYLSAHPEVTQHLIRPADKFLVLATDGLWELMHRQTVVQLVGELLTGLQQQRPIIPSVDMTLGGLQRILLERRGRVLSVLEDQNAATHLLRHALGDDGYGAVDQNRLTKMLSLPAELARRYRDDITITVIHLNEL is encoded by the exons ATGTTGGGAAGAACAGGAAACTTTATTGGACTCTACAGGTTAGAGCTTCAGCAGTGTCGCCAGCTGTCCTCCCCTCTCCCTCCCCCTCTACCAGTGCTCCCCAGACTCCATTTCCCACCAAAGAATGAGAAAAGTTACCAGGTGGGGCATGAAATGGGACAGATGAGTCCTGCTCAGGTCAACCACATCTTAAAG GCCAACGAGTGCAGCCACACATTCCCTCGAGGCCCAGCCTCTCATGGAGTTCTAGGTTTCCATAGCAACATGCTGCCATCCAACAACCCTTGCGAGGACCGTCGAAGCAGTGCCACCTGCCTGCTGGGCCGTGGTGGCATTCTGTTAGGTGTGTTTGATGGTCACGCAGGTCCCTCGTGTGCACACGCCATCAGCCAAAGGCTCTTCTACTATGTCACTGTGGCGATGCTGCcactgaagatgctgcaggagCTAGAGTGTGCCGTGGACGAGGAACGGGCCGTGCCGCCATTGCTGGAGTGGCACAAACACCCCCAAGACCACAGCTACCCCGACGGATCCACAATCTCATTCCAAAGCCTCAGAAACTACTGGCAGGAGAGGCTgggagatgaggaagaggatgagaaAGAGGAG GATGACAGCAGAGTGACATCAGCGCTGGTCAACGCTTTCCTTCGTCTTGACTACGACCTGTCTGTGGAGGCCCAGGTccacctgtccctgtcctcacCCAG ACGGGTGTCTCTTCCTGGGGAGGGTTTGCCTCTGTTCTCGCCCCTCCGGGTGGCGCTGTCCGGCTCCACTGCCTGTGTTGTCCATGTCTCAAATGGTGTCCTTCACATGGCCAACCTGGGTGATAGTCGGGCTGTTCTGGGTGTCCAGGAACCAGATGGGCACTGGTCGGCAGTTAGCCTCACTAATGATCACAATGCACAGAACCCAGACGAGTTGAAAAGGATTCTGGGAGAGCACCCACGCTCTGAGTGCAGAACGATGGTTCGGCATGACCGTCTGCTGGGTCTGCTGCTGCCTTTCAGGGCATTTGGTGATGTCCGCTTCAAGTGGAAGGCGGAGATGCTGAGTCGAATGTACGAAACCCGACCTGACATCTTGTCAGCTGTTACTGAGGCGGTCCGTACACTGCCGCCACACTACCTGACCCCGCCCTACCTGAGTGCCCACCCGGAGGTCACGCAACACCTGATTAGACCTGCAGACAAGTTCCTGGTCCTGGCAACCGATGGACTCTGGGAGCTGATGCACCGACAGACGGTGGTCCAGCTGGTCGGAGAGCTGCTGACAG GTCTTCAGCAACAGAGACCAATCATCCCCAGTGTGGACATGACGCTAGGCGGCCTGCAGCGCATCCTGTTAGAGAGAAGGGGCCGAGTCCTGTCGGTGCTGGAGGACCAGAACGCTGCCACTCACCTACTGCGCCATGCGCTGGGCGATGACGGCTACGGAGCTGTGGACCAGAACCGCCTGACCAAGATGCTGAGTCTACCAGCTGAGCTGGCCCGCAGGTATCGCGATGACATCACCATCACTGTCATCCACTTAAACGAGCTCTGA
- the LOC121636462 gene encoding RNA-binding protein 39-like produces MADDLDIEAMLEAPYRKEDAKNPSPEGQDENSKRKKQSRDKKRSRSRDRKRSRSRERKRSRSREKRRSRSRERRRSRERGGRYKDHHKHRRFSRSKSPVRKEKSPIRLPVDNLTPEERDARTVFCMQLAARIRPRDLEEFFSAVGKVRDVRMISDRNSRRSKGIAYIEFVEASSVPLAIGLTGQRLLGVPIIVQASQAEKNRAAAAANNLQKGTSGPMRLYIGSLHFNITEEMLRGIFEPFGRIESIQLMMDSETGRSKGYGFITFSDAECAKKALEQLNGFELAGRPMKVGHVTERTDPSMASSFLDNDELERTGIDLGTTGRLQLMARLAEGTGLQIPPAAQQALQMSGAIAIGAMAAVSAAMNPALNVNMSSGALNLPSQPLATHCFQLSNMFNPNSEDAPGWEMDIQHDVIEECNKHGGVVHIYVDKNSPEGNVYVKCPSIPAAMAAVNSLHGRFFGGKMITAAYVPLPTYHNLFPESVTATQLLAPPPRR; encoded by the exons GAGGACGCCAAGAACCCGAGTCCAGAGGGACAGGACGAGAACAGCAAGAG GAAGAAGCAAAGCCGTGACAAAAAGCGCAGCCGCAGTCGGGACAGGAAGAGAAGCCGGAGTCGAGAGCGGAAACGCAGCCGCAGCCGAGAGAAACGGCGAAGTCGCAGCCGGGAGCGCCGCCGCAGCCGAGAGAGGGGTGGGCGCTATAAAGACCATCACAAACA cCGTCGATTTTCCAGGAGTAAGAGTCCAGTCAGGAAGGAGAAGAGTCCGATCAG GCTGCCGGTGGACAACCTGACTCCAGAGGAACGAGATGCCCGAACAGTGTTCTGTATGCAACTGGCTGCCCGTATCCGACCACGAGACCTGGAGGAGTTCTTCTCTGCTGTGGGAAAG GTTCGGGACGTGAGGATGATCTCTGACAGGAACTCTCGCAGGTCGAAGGGAATTGCCTACATCGAGTTTGTGGAGGCCAGCTCAGTTCCTCTGGCCATCGGACTGACAGGGCAAAGGCTGCTGGGAGTTCCCATCATTGTTCAGGCCTCCCAG GCAGAAAAGAACCGAGCGGCAGCTGCAGCCAACAACCTTCAGAAAGGAACATCAGGACCAATGAGGCTGTACATCGGCTCGCTGCACTTCAACATTACCGAGGAGATGCTGAGAGGAATCTTCGAGCCGTTCGGACGG aTCGAGAGCATCCAgctgatgatggacagtgaGACTGGACGCTCCAAAGGATACGGCTTCATCACA TTTTCAGACGCCGAGTGTGCGAAGAAAGCTCTGGAGCAGCTAAACGGCTTCGAGCTGGCGGGTCGACCCATGAAGGTGGGTCACGTGACCGAACGCACTGACCCCTCCATGGCTTCTTCTTTCCTGGATAATGATGAGCTGGAGCGAACCGGAATCGACTTGGGAACCACCGGCAGACTGCAGCTAATGGCCCGGCTGGCTGAGG gtacCGGTCTGCAGATACCTCCTGCAGCTCAGCAGGCATTACAGATGAGTGGAGCTATCGCCATTGGAGCCATGGCTGCTGTGTCAG CTGCCATGAATCCAGCTCTGAACGTCAACATGAGCTCTGGAGCTCTGAATCTTCCATCTCAGCCTCTGGCCACCCACTGCTTCCAGCTTTCCAACATGTTTAACCCCAACAG tGAGGACGCTCCTGGGTGGGAGATGGATATCCAACATGATGTCATAGAGGAGTGCAACAAACATGGAGGAGTCGTTCACATCTACGTGGATAAAAACTCACCTGAG GGCAACGTTTATGTCAAGTGTCCATCGATTCCCGCCGCCATGGCCGCCGTCAACTCCCTCCATGGAAGATTCTTTGGCG GTAAGATGATCACAGCAGCGTACGTCCCTCTGCCCACCTACCACAACCTGTTCCCAGAGTCCGTCACTGCCACACAGCTGCTGGCTCCGCCCCCACGACGATGA